The following nucleotide sequence is from Pochonia chlamydosporia 170 chromosome 4, whole genome shotgun sequence.
CTTGTGATCCCTCTGATTACTGCTTAATCCATCTTATCTGAACCTACCTTCGTCTGTTAGTGCGCTGAAACCTCCCAGCGCCTCTTTCGGGGACATCCATCACATTTCCGCTGCTTCAACTTTCTCCACTCAAAGGCTAACCTGGGAATTTGAGTGGCGGTTCAAAAGGGTTGTTCAGTCTCCATTCTGTAGGGACTCCCTGTAATGAGCAGCTGGTGGGCTGAAGGGGAACCTTCACTCAGCCGCAATGGAAGCAGTTGTTGACCTTCCCGTATTCCTCGtacaaagcaacaaaaccGAACGCGGGTCCAACGCGGAGGGGCCGGCTGTGGCTGAGCCCATTGATGAGTTTCCAAACTCATTCTGGAACCAGGCACGTTGATCAATGTTTAGGTCAGACTTGAATGAGATTGTGCAGTTCAATTAATTGACTATAAAAGAACCTGGCTGGTTCGTTAGTTGTCGGCAGTATCGTTATCATCAAGTTTCAAGTTTCTCACACTTCAGAGTCAACAGGACAGATATCAagcaacaccaactccagCAATGACAACTCCCCTGCCAATCCGGTATGACATCTACCGGCCAGCCCTCTCATACCACTTCGACATCACAGCCCACGACAGCAAACAAAATCTTTTCTACTGCAATGTCGTTCGTTTCACAAAAAGCTCTACACCAGATTTAGTCCTCCACGCCGGCCAGGACAAACGCGCACCATCAATAGCGCTAGCGCACATTTTACAATTCTCGCAAAGCTTCAAAATCGGCTTTGGCAGTACTGCTGATATGGACGCCGTAGAATGGGAAGACTTTACGCGCTCAAATATCAAGGGTTCTGAGCATCGCTGGGGAATGACTCTCCAAAGAACCAGCGACAGCCCATCACCAAGTCGATCCAACGATAGATTGTCTTTGGTGTGGAAGAGAACAACGACTGTTACAGCAGAGGGTGGTAGTGAGCCGGTCACTGGGCCACGTGGTCATAGAGGACATCGTGGTTGGAAACTCGTTGAAGAGAGTAGACCGGAAGACGTTTGGGCTATTTTTACGTTTGACAGGGTTTTTGGGAGGAGGGGAATATTGCAAATAAATGTGAACTATGGGGAGAAGTTTAATACGGGTGTGCTGATTAGTATACTGACATTGTATGAGAGGTCGGAAGCAGCGGTAGAGTAGGAAATGCTGTGTGCTTTGTATAGCGTTTCAATATACCCTTCTGCGTTACTGTATCGTCCAAAGTTATGTGTATTTGCCCTCGGAGGAAGAGCTCCGGAATTGGCGTGCAGGGGTGACTTCGAGGGAGTTGCAAGTCATGGTGAAGGTTGATAACCTAGCCCATCAAGATTAAACGAGCAGTTGCACCAGATAACTCAACATGGACCACACGCAACAGTTATCGGCTGAAATGATTAGCAACATAATCTGGTGCCAATTCTAGTACTTTACGAGCTTCAATATGACCTGACCGAGGCTTGATAATGGAAAAGTCTAGGCCCACCACCTGTTGTGGATGGAGTCGATGGACTAG
It contains:
- a CDS encoding C6 zinc finger domain protein (similar to Metarhizium robertsii ARSEF 23 XP_007825231.1); the encoded protein is MEAVVDLPVFLVQSNKTERGSNAEGPAVAEPIDEFPNSFWNQLSAVSLSSSFKFLTLQSQQDRYQATPTPAMTTPLPIRYDIYRPALSYHFDITAHDSKQNLFYCNVVRFTKSSTPDLVLHAGQDKRAPSIALAHILQFSQSFKIGFGSTADMDAVEWEDFTRSNIKGSEHRWGMTLQRTSDSPSPSRSNDRLSLVWKRTTTVTAEGGSEPVTGPRGHRGHRGWKLVEESRPEDVWAIFTFDRVFGRRGILQINVNYGEKFNTGVLISILTLYERSEAAVE